Proteins co-encoded in one Bacillus paramycoides genomic window:
- a CDS encoding DUF2304 domain-containing protein, with the protein MPIITFSFIFILLLLLLIINSIRRGTLETKYAVLWIFVCIAMAILSSTDKIINWIGKLLKVEYPPSILFLFGLLFCFILIFDLTRKISKQHHQLVTLTQDYALLKQKLNATEPDKD; encoded by the coding sequence ATGCCTATAATTACCTTTTCATTCATCTTTATTTTATTATTATTATTATTAATTATTAATTCCATTCGCCGTGGAACTTTAGAAACAAAATATGCTGTTTTATGGATTTTCGTTTGTATTGCAATGGCTATTTTAAGTTCTACCGATAAAATTATAAACTGGATTGGAAAACTATTAAAAGTAGAATATCCTCCTTCCATTTTATTCTTATTTGGACTATTATTCTGTTTCATCTTAATTTTTGACCTAACAAGAAAAATTTCTAAACAACATCATCAACTTGTAACATTAACGCAAGATTATGCGTTACTAAAGCAAAAATTAAATGCAACTGAGCCAGATAAAGACTAA
- a CDS encoding O-antigen ligase family protein: MLANQARVRFERFLLFFIILQPVLDLLTSLSITLLKSSATVGILVRFLIMAVGGIYILIQAKEKGNRKFLIYLILLAGVLGVGFINNKLVKDPIVLSEEVKFVAKALYIYIMLGSYILALKSLKKKVNISDKVRNSIVYSTLIINAIMVISISTSTDFGSYEWMKVGSRGWFYAGNELGSILAIIFPIVVLYSIQKTKSWKHILYWIPSLLMIYSLIQVGTKVGMGSIGATLAAAIGIILLQLLFDRKNPNKKSLALNAVIAIVLLAGVVGTFRQTPLAQNMGIHNNYLSEQNVAQQGQKEKEIKEKLKKEQELKAKEEKHHKGEKPEEKAKIEEEVKKELEKEQKKENQENLIFSGRQVYEERHKQFFKEAPVSQKLLGMGYAGNFKYNEQKQPDPKLIEMDFHDWFYDFGIIGFALLMIPFIYYGLRILLVFITRFKEIFNIKYGMIAASLLLALGIAYIAGHILTAPGVGIYFVVVLAYLIVDLEIE, encoded by the coding sequence ATGTTAGCAAATCAAGCTAGGGTTAGATTTGAGCGTTTTTTGCTCTTTTTTATTATTTTACAGCCTGTTTTAGATTTATTAACGTCTCTTAGCATCACTTTATTAAAGTCAAGTGCTACCGTTGGAATTTTAGTAAGATTCCTTATTATGGCTGTTGGTGGTATTTATATTTTAATTCAGGCAAAAGAGAAGGGAAATAGAAAGTTTTTAATTTATCTTATATTATTAGCCGGAGTTTTAGGGGTAGGATTTATTAATAACAAACTAGTTAAGGATCCTATTGTACTTAGTGAAGAAGTTAAATTCGTTGCGAAAGCATTATATATATATATCATGCTGGGATCATACATTTTAGCTTTAAAATCATTGAAAAAGAAAGTTAATATTAGTGATAAGGTTCGAAATAGTATTGTATATTCTACATTAATCATTAACGCAATTATGGTTATTTCTATTTCAACATCTACTGACTTTGGTAGTTATGAATGGATGAAGGTGGGTTCTCGAGGTTGGTTCTATGCAGGGAATGAACTAGGTTCAATCTTAGCTATTATTTTCCCTATTGTGGTACTATATTCTATTCAAAAAACAAAGAGCTGGAAACACATTTTATATTGGATTCCATCACTTTTAATGATTTATTCGCTAATTCAAGTTGGTACAAAAGTAGGGATGGGCTCAATTGGTGCTACGTTAGCGGCAGCAATCGGGATTATTTTACTACAATTATTATTTGATAGAAAAAATCCGAACAAAAAATCCCTTGCACTTAATGCAGTAATTGCTATTGTCCTATTAGCTGGTGTAGTTGGAACGTTTAGACAAACGCCATTAGCACAAAATATGGGTATTCACAATAATTATTTATCAGAGCAAAATGTGGCACAGCAAGGTCAAAAAGAAAAAGAAATTAAAGAGAAGCTGAAAAAAGAACAAGAACTTAAAGCAAAAGAAGAAAAGCATCATAAAGGTGAAAAGCCAGAAGAAAAGGCGAAGATAGAAGAGGAAGTTAAGAAAGAGCTTGAGAAAGAGCAAAAGAAAGAAAATCAAGAAAATCTTATTTTCAGTGGACGTCAAGTATATGAAGAAAGACATAAGCAGTTCTTTAAAGAAGCACCAGTGTCACAAAAGTTATTAGGAATGGGTTATGCAGGTAACTTTAAATACAATGAACAAAAGCAGCCAGATCCAAAGCTAATTGAAATGGACTTCCACGATTGGTTTTATGACTTTGGGATTATTGGTTTTGCATTACTAATGATTCCATTTATTTATTACGGCTTAAGAATCCTACTAGTATTTATTACAAGGTTTAAAGAGATATTTAATATAAAATATGGAATGATTGCAGCAAGCTTATTGTTAGCATTAGGTATTGCTTATATTGCAGGACATATTTTAACAGCACCAGGAGTTGGGATTTACTTTGTAGTGGTGTTAGCTTATCTAATTGTAGACTTAGAAATTGAATGA
- a CDS encoding ArnT family glycosyltransferase produces the protein MNHIQTNFSSFFNKTTIGAMLAFFVYSCWTAFETSKQFFGGSTTSVTIILAIFVILILLVASILQYRFTDKQFLIFLISISIVVRLSMLLFVDAPIIGDMKVMYESAKQIAIGNNIGTVTYLPFIIYESVIIRIFGDTIFALQLFNVLFCAGTAFFIYRIAAMVFGEECGRIASIFYALYIPNIFMSSVLTPESLAIFLFYFACYILLYKGLDHPYMWVFSAILFAFSNMIFPMGLFLPIFITIYVLLIEVFQSATKQKVLLKTIGILILFYSAHFSVNYGIKTMGLSQYTITNETYVQSVLIGKTQREEKVSKNQSVTEHIGQKLKEIEGERFKLLEPMINQFSDEGINSILFKCEKLIYIAVTLFMTIALLHFLIKKQQNEGYMLFLFLTSGYVLLKLFQVNMAYYNVIMPALFILQSFGVYMSYVYCQKIFFRK, from the coding sequence ATGAATCATATACAAACAAATTTTTCATCTTTCTTCAATAAAACTACAATCGGTGCAATGCTCGCATTTTTTGTTTATAGTTGTTGGACAGCTTTTGAGACAAGTAAGCAATTTTTTGGAGGAAGTACAACAAGTGTAACAATTATATTAGCAATTTTTGTCATACTCATTTTGTTAGTGGCATCAATTCTACAATATCGTTTTACAGATAAACAATTTCTTATTTTTCTTATAAGTATATCTATAGTTGTGAGGCTTAGCATGCTGTTATTTGTAGACGCTCCAATAATTGGTGATATGAAAGTGATGTATGAGTCTGCAAAGCAGATTGCAATTGGTAATAATATAGGGACTGTCACTTATTTGCCTTTTATTATATATGAGTCAGTAATTATCCGTATATTTGGTGATACAATATTCGCTTTACAACTATTTAATGTGTTATTTTGCGCAGGAACTGCATTTTTTATTTATCGTATTGCGGCAATGGTTTTTGGAGAAGAATGCGGTCGTATTGCTTCCATATTTTATGCTCTGTATATTCCAAATATATTCATGAGTTCCGTATTAACTCCTGAGTCACTTGCAATATTTTTATTTTATTTTGCTTGTTACATACTTTTATATAAAGGATTAGATCATCCTTATATGTGGGTGTTTTCAGCGATTTTATTTGCATTTAGTAATATGATTTTCCCAATGGGATTATTTCTTCCTATTTTTATCACGATATATGTATTATTAATTGAAGTGTTTCAATCAGCAACGAAACAAAAAGTGTTACTAAAGACAATAGGGATACTTATTCTATTTTATAGTGCTCATTTTAGTGTGAATTATGGAATTAAGACAATGGGACTGTCACAATATACGATTACGAATGAGACGTATGTTCAATCTGTCTTAATTGGGAAAACGCAACGTGAGGAAAAAGTATCGAAAAATCAAAGTGTAACAGAGCATATTGGTCAAAAGTTAAAAGAGATTGAGGGAGAAAGATTTAAACTTTTAGAACCGATGATAAATCAGTTTTCAGATGAGGGAATAAATTCTATTCTTTTCAAATGTGAAAAACTGATATATATAGCCGTAACATTGTTTATGACTATAGCTCTATTACACTTCCTTATTAAGAAACAACAAAATGAGGGATATATGTTGTTCTTATTTTTAACTAGTGGCTACGTATTGTTAAAGCTCTTCCAAGTAAATATGGCATATTACAATGTAATTATGCCAGCATTGTTTATTTTGCAGAGCTTTGGTGTTTATATGAGTTATGTGTATTGTCAAAAAATATTTTTCAGAAAATAA
- a CDS encoding methyl-accepting chemotaxis protein, whose protein sequence is MNKLFTLEQELVIAAYESEYERMQKELEKEKEITAMTITHIATELASVSEKTSASIQQLTAKSETIVEIAKTGTSLATTSEEKANKGKEQLNEQNKRMEYIQTNMETIITDTHELLDISNKINEIIDIVKSIAEQTNLLALNAAIESARAGEFGKGFSVVAGEIRKLSEQTKESIFNVTKLVEKTNEQIIRVSSSVKQISSLVSEGTDSMSATDQYFQEIVKDMSNSKEQNKKIENELETISQVMKGIQDDSSKMALTADNLQLELNR, encoded by the coding sequence ATAAATAAATTATTTACTCTTGAACAAGAACTCGTTATTGCGGCTTATGAATCTGAATATGAAAGAATGCAAAAAGAACTTGAAAAAGAAAAAGAAATAACAGCTATGACCATTACGCATATTGCAACAGAGCTAGCATCTGTATCTGAAAAAACAAGCGCTTCTATTCAGCAGTTAACCGCTAAATCTGAAACGATTGTAGAAATTGCTAAAACAGGTACGTCATTAGCTACAACATCAGAAGAAAAAGCAAATAAAGGTAAAGAACAATTAAATGAGCAAAATAAACGAATGGAATACATTCAAACGAACATGGAAACGATTATTACAGATACGCATGAACTTCTCGATATTTCTAACAAAATTAACGAAATTATAGATATTGTAAAATCAATTGCCGAGCAAACAAATTTACTCGCACTAAATGCTGCAATTGAATCTGCGCGTGCTGGGGAATTTGGCAAAGGCTTTTCTGTTGTAGCTGGAGAAATTAGAAAGTTATCAGAGCAAACGAAAGAATCTATATTTAACGTTACAAAGCTCGTTGAAAAAACAAATGAACAGATTATTCGTGTCTCTTCTTCCGTGAAACAAATTAGCTCTCTCGTATCTGAAGGAACTGATAGTATGTCTGCAACGGATCAATACTTCCAAGAAATCGTAAAAGACATGTCTAACTCGAAAGAACAGAATAAAAAAATTGAAAATGAGTTAGAAACCATTTCACAAGTAATGAAAGGAATTCAAGACGATTCCTCAAAAATGGCTCTAACAGCCGATAATTTGCAACTAGAACTAAATCGATAA
- a CDS encoding glycosyltransferase family 2 protein, which translates to MMEQKQLVSVVIPLYNTEKYIEETMQSILDQTYKNIEIVIVDDGSKDQSPSIVKNLAEKYPGQVKYVHQKNQGVSVARNTGIENASGEYIAFLDSDDLWHPTKIEKQVESIHKNNIDACYCGYMNFYEETGEKVEHTTNFIKGDMARAFLTHQVVAQTSTWIFKRSIVMDHNIRFTPGCSWGEDLEFLFKLMSVTNVCYVDEYLTYYRILSEGNLSSKYKDYELKTTKELEIFNRMKDWVHNKSQDFITKDPQSLIEILETYLFPYTVINNACIYIKGNSQLDKSQVQLIKKDIKKYCRKIYSKNGKRSKKLYAMLWFVRIKFLFS; encoded by the coding sequence ATGATGGAACAAAAGCAACTTGTTTCTGTTGTCATACCTCTGTATAACACAGAAAAATATATTGAAGAAACGATGCAGTCAATACTAGATCAAACATATAAAAACATCGAAATTGTAATTGTAGATGATGGAAGTAAAGATCAGTCACCTTCTATCGTAAAAAATCTTGCTGAAAAATACCCAGGGCAAGTAAAATACGTTCATCAAAAAAACCAAGGCGTTTCGGTAGCTCGTAATACAGGAATTGAAAACGCTAGTGGAGAATATATTGCTTTCCTTGATAGTGATGACTTATGGCATCCAACTAAAATTGAGAAGCAAGTCGAAAGTATACATAAAAACAACATAGACGCGTGCTATTGTGGTTATATGAATTTCTACGAAGAAACAGGCGAGAAAGTTGAACATACAACAAACTTTATTAAAGGTGATATGGCAAGAGCATTCCTAACACATCAAGTTGTTGCTCAAACAAGTACTTGGATTTTCAAACGATCCATCGTAATGGATCATAACATTCGTTTTACACCAGGATGTAGTTGGGGCGAAGATTTGGAGTTTTTATTTAAACTTATGAGTGTAACAAATGTATGTTATGTTGATGAATACTTAACTTATTATAGAATCTTATCAGAAGGAAATCTTTCTTCAAAATATAAAGATTATGAATTAAAAACGACAAAAGAGCTAGAAATATTCAATCGTATGAAGGACTGGGTACATAATAAATCTCAAGATTTCATTACAAAAGACCCTCAGTCACTTATTGAGATTCTTGAGACTTATTTATTCCCTTATACAGTCATCAATAACGCTTGTATATATATTAAGGGAAACTCTCAATTAGATAAATCACAAGTTCAATTAATCAAAAAAGATATCAAGAAATATTGCCGTAAAATCTATTCAAAGAATGGAAAGCGTAGTAAAAAACTATATGCAATGCTTTGGTTTGTACGAATTAAATTTCTGTTTTCTTAA
- a CDS encoding glycosyltransferase family 2 protein yields the protein MTIEVPISIPQTLIIIPAYNEEEAIADTLTRLLKLKQHFTGLSICVINDGSHDKTAQIVKDFPVHLVNLPYNLGIGSAVQTGYKYAYENGYDIAIQFDADGQHNPDDLYKIIKPIAEDECDMVLGSRFTEKTAYKGSISRRIGIFYFTALLKILTKQTFMDPTSGYRAINREVITIFAHNYPKDYPEPEVLIHLKKKKLRINEISVNMQERQGGQSSITPFKSAYYMIKVSLAILMQKIVKG from the coding sequence ATGACTATTGAAGTACCAATTTCAATACCACAAACGTTAATTATTATTCCAGCGTATAACGAGGAAGAAGCAATTGCAGATACATTAACAAGATTATTAAAACTAAAACAGCATTTTACAGGATTAAGCATTTGCGTTATTAATGATGGATCACACGATAAAACAGCTCAAATCGTAAAAGATTTTCCTGTTCACCTTGTGAATTTACCATATAACCTAGGTATTGGCTCAGCTGTACAAACTGGATATAAATACGCATATGAGAACGGATATGATATTGCGATTCAGTTCGATGCTGATGGACAACATAATCCAGATGATTTATATAAAATTATAAAGCCGATTGCTGAAGATGAATGCGATATGGTGCTAGGGTCACGTTTTACAGAAAAAACAGCATATAAAGGTAGTATTTCCAGAAGGATCGGTATTTTTTATTTTACTGCCCTATTGAAAATACTAACAAAACAGACATTTATGGATCCAACTTCTGGATATCGTGCTATCAATCGAGAAGTAATTACAATTTTTGCACACAACTATCCAAAAGATTATCCAGAACCAGAAGTTCTTATTCATTTAAAAAAGAAAAAACTTCGCATTAATGAAATATCTGTAAATATGCAAGAGCGACAAGGTGGACAATCTTCCATTACACCTTTTAAATCTGCATATTACATGATTAAGGTAAGTCTTGCTATATTGATGCAAAAAATCGTGAAAGGTTGA
- a CDS encoding trimeric intracellular cation channel family protein — MLLIDIFTFLGIIAAAISGTLVGLKKDLDLFGVLCLAVATALGGGIIRDIMIGNLPPVAFVKPIYFFVSVLSALFTCMFFERINKLQVVIMLSDAVGLGVFTAIGANAAMSHHVDASFLVVSMGVITGIGGGILRDICAQDIPYVFRKEIYAIASILGAISFLITYAMGAHVLAFYVCLLVTFIIRVVTVIYNVHFPVFFKTHAKINKGH; from the coding sequence ATGTTATTAATCGACATATTTACGTTTCTTGGCATTATCGCCGCTGCTATTTCCGGTACATTAGTTGGTTTAAAAAAAGATTTAGATTTATTCGGTGTCCTTTGTTTAGCTGTAGCTACTGCGCTCGGCGGCGGTATTATTCGTGATATTATGATCGGTAACCTGCCTCCCGTCGCATTTGTTAAACCCATTTACTTTTTCGTAAGCGTATTATCAGCATTATTTACTTGTATGTTTTTTGAGCGTATCAATAAACTGCAAGTCGTTATTATGCTTTCTGATGCTGTTGGCTTAGGCGTTTTTACAGCTATTGGTGCAAATGCGGCAATGTCACATCATGTTGACGCCTCATTTTTAGTTGTTTCAATGGGAGTCATTACAGGTATTGGAGGCGGTATTTTGCGTGACATTTGCGCTCAAGATATCCCCTACGTATTCCGAAAAGAAATTTACGCCATCGCTTCTATTTTAGGGGCAATTAGTTTCCTAATCACATATGCAATGGGGGCACACGTATTGGCTTTCTATGTTTGTTTACTAGTAACATTCATTATTCGTGTTGTCACTGTCATATATAATGTACATTTCCCAGTTTTCTTTAAAACACATGCTAAAATTAATAAAGGCCATTAA
- a CDS encoding acyl-CoA thioesterase, which produces MEKKFMRESKAIKTTRVFPNDLNNHQTLFGGKLLAEIDSIASIAAARHSRKHCVTASIDSVDFLTPIHQADSVCYEAFVCYTGKSSMEVFVKVIAENLLAGERRIAATCFITFVAIKDGKPSSVPQVLPETEEEHWLHTTGSERAENRKKGRLKSKEMAEVLTLNKPWNI; this is translated from the coding sequence ATGGAAAAGAAATTCATGCGAGAATCTAAAGCAATTAAGACAACACGTGTTTTTCCTAACGATTTAAATAATCACCAAACACTTTTTGGAGGGAAATTATTAGCAGAAATTGATAGTATTGCTTCAATTGCGGCTGCAAGACATAGTCGTAAACATTGCGTAACAGCATCTATTGATTCAGTCGATTTTTTAACTCCAATTCACCAAGCTGATTCTGTTTGTTATGAAGCATTTGTATGTTATACAGGGAAATCTTCAATGGAAGTTTTCGTAAAAGTAATCGCAGAAAATTTATTAGCAGGCGAGCGTAGAATTGCCGCTACTTGCTTCATTACATTTGTGGCAATAAAAGATGGAAAACCTTCGTCCGTACCACAAGTACTTCCTGAAACTGAGGAAGAACATTGGTTACACACAACCGGTTCAGAACGCGCGGAAAATAGAAAAAAAGGACGTTTAAAAAGCAAAGAAATGGCTGAGGTTTTAACTTTAAATAAACCTTGGAATATTTAA